A single Nocardioides bizhenqiangii DNA region contains:
- a CDS encoding tetratricopeptide repeat protein produces the protein MHPSELWDFDDPGGSEQRFRDSASAAEGEQRGIWPTQVARALGLQERYDDAHAVIDDLSPDGSPEVAVRLLLEQGRLYRSSGDPDHARPFFEEAAATAERAGLEELHVDALHMVALVVPPEEQLAANHAALAHATAAEDPRAQRWAASLLNNIGMRHADIGDWGAALAAFEDAVEARQATGKPSELRIAWWMVAWALRNLGSTDSALEIQRRLKAELESVGEEDPYVDEEIEILTSGDTPDP, from the coding sequence ATGCACCCGAGCGAACTGTGGGACTTCGACGACCCCGGCGGCTCCGAGCAGCGCTTCCGGGACTCCGCTTCGGCAGCCGAGGGCGAGCAGCGCGGGATCTGGCCGACCCAGGTCGCGCGGGCGCTCGGTCTGCAGGAGCGGTACGACGACGCCCACGCCGTGATCGACGACCTCTCCCCCGACGGCTCGCCGGAGGTCGCCGTGCGACTGCTGCTCGAGCAGGGGCGCCTCTACCGCTCGTCGGGAGATCCTGACCACGCCCGCCCGTTCTTCGAGGAGGCGGCAGCGACGGCCGAGCGAGCGGGGCTCGAGGAGCTCCACGTCGACGCGCTGCACATGGTCGCGCTCGTCGTGCCCCCGGAGGAGCAGCTCGCCGCCAACCACGCGGCGCTCGCGCACGCGACGGCGGCCGAGGACCCGCGGGCCCAGCGGTGGGCCGCCTCGCTCCTCAACAACATCGGCATGAGGCACGCCGACATCGGCGACTGGGGCGCCGCGCTCGCCGCGTTCGAGGACGCCGTCGAGGCGCGCCAGGCGACCGGCAAGCCGTCCGAGCTCCGGATCGCGTGGTGGATGGTGGCGTGGGCGCTCCGCAACCTCGGGAGCACGGACTCGGCGTTGGAGATCCAGCGCCGGCTCAAGGCCGAGCTGGAGTCGGTCGGCGAGGAGGATCCCTACGTCGACGAGGAGATCGAGATCCTCACGTCCGGCGATACGCCAGATCCGTGA
- the trmB gene encoding tRNA (guanine(46)-N(7))-methyltransferase TrmB, protein MSDDPSGATPARPHHKLTDDGRRMREVLTYSRRGNRFTPQQAAAWEAHHERWVIPDEAVDEPGFSFDSWFGRGPADRDGLIVEIGSGVGEATAALAATRPSYDVLAFEVWRPGMAATLARLHEVGADNVRMCGVDAVWSLEHLLAPAAVAELWTFFPDPWHKTRHHKRRLVTPDFAALAASRLRPGGLWRLATDWDDYAQQMRHVLDATSGLEGGVVGRWDERPVTKFERKGVAAGRTITDLAYRRT, encoded by the coding sequence GTGAGCGACGATCCGTCCGGAGCCACGCCGGCCCGGCCGCACCACAAGCTGACCGACGACGGTCGCCGGATGCGGGAGGTCCTCACCTACAGCCGGCGCGGCAACCGGTTCACGCCGCAGCAGGCCGCCGCATGGGAGGCGCACCACGAGCGCTGGGTGATCCCCGACGAGGCGGTCGACGAGCCGGGCTTCTCGTTCGACAGCTGGTTCGGCCGCGGTCCGGCGGATCGCGACGGCCTGATCGTCGAGATCGGCTCGGGAGTGGGCGAGGCGACGGCGGCGCTGGCGGCGACGCGACCGTCGTACGACGTGCTCGCCTTCGAGGTGTGGCGGCCCGGGATGGCGGCCACCCTCGCCCGGCTGCACGAAGTGGGCGCCGACAACGTGCGGATGTGCGGGGTCGACGCGGTGTGGTCGCTCGAGCACCTGCTCGCGCCGGCGGCCGTCGCCGAACTGTGGACGTTCTTCCCCGACCCGTGGCACAAGACGCGGCACCACAAGCGCCGCCTGGTCACGCCCGACTTCGCCGCTCTGGCCGCCAGCCGGCTCCGCCCCGGCGGCCTCTGGCGGCTGGCCACCGACTGGGACGACTACGCCCAGCAGATGCGCCACGTCCTCGATGCCACATCCGGGCTCGAGGGCGGCGTCGTCGGGCGTTGGGACGAGCGTCCGGTCACGAAGTTCGAACGCAAGGGCGTCGCCGCCGGGCGGACGATCACGGATCTGGCGTATCGCCGGACGTGA
- a CDS encoding DUF4190 domain-containing protein: MSEQPPENPAQPPQIPPHNAPQPPPQPPQNPYQPYGAPGYGPTGVPQWAPDHPDAATVLLLGILGMAVCQVIAPFAWIKGARVRREIDASGGKLAGRSQAQIGYVLGIVGSVLLALYVLGFIAYLGIVVVAVSSGA, encoded by the coding sequence ATGAGCGAGCAGCCGCCGGAGAACCCCGCCCAACCGCCGCAGATCCCTCCGCACAACGCTCCGCAGCCCCCTCCGCAGCCCCCGCAGAACCCCTACCAGCCCTACGGAGCCCCGGGATACGGCCCGACCGGCGTGCCCCAGTGGGCGCCCGACCACCCTGACGCCGCCACGGTGCTGCTGCTGGGCATCCTCGGCATGGCGGTCTGCCAGGTCATCGCACCGTTCGCCTGGATCAAGGGCGCCCGGGTGCGGCGGGAGATCGACGCGTCCGGCGGCAAGCTCGCGGGCCGCAGCCAGGCCCAGATCGGCTACGTCCTCGGCATCGTCGGCAGCGTGCTGCTCGCCCTCTACGTCCTCGGCTTCATCGCCTACCTCGGCATCGTGGTCGTTGCGGTCAGCTCCGGCGCGTGA
- the tuf gene encoding elongation factor Tu produces the protein MAKAKFERTKPHVNIGTIGHIDHGKTTLTAAISKVLHDKYPDLNEASPFDSIDKAPEERQRGITISIAHIEYQTESRHYAHVDCPGHADYIKNMITGAAQMDGAILVVAATDGPMPQTREHVLLARQVGVPALVVALNKCDMVDDEELIELVEMEVRELLSEYEFPGDDVPVVRVAAFPALNGDAKWGESVAELMSAVDEYIPTPERETEKPFLMPVEDVFTITGRGTVITGRIERGIVKVNEEVEIIGIREGSIKSTVTGVEMFRKLLDEGQAGENVGLLLRGTKREDVERGMVVIKPGTTTPHTNFDASVYILSKEEGGRHTPFFNNYRPQFYFRTTDVTGVVTLPEGTEMVMPGDNTEMSVELIQPIAMDEGLRFAIREGGRTVGAGRVTKITK, from the coding sequence GTGGCTAAGGCGAAGTTCGAGCGGACCAAGCCGCACGTGAACATCGGGACGATCGGTCACATCGACCACGGCAAGACGACGCTGACTGCAGCGATCTCGAAGGTGCTGCACGACAAGTACCCGGACCTCAACGAGGCGTCGCCGTTCGACTCGATCGACAAGGCTCCCGAGGAGCGGCAGCGCGGCATCACGATCTCGATCGCACACATCGAGTACCAGACCGAGTCGCGTCACTACGCGCACGTCGACTGCCCCGGTCACGCCGACTACATCAAGAACATGATCACCGGCGCGGCGCAGATGGACGGCGCGATCCTCGTGGTCGCCGCCACCGACGGCCCGATGCCGCAGACCCGTGAGCACGTGCTGCTCGCGCGCCAGGTCGGCGTGCCGGCCCTGGTGGTCGCGCTCAACAAGTGCGACATGGTCGACGACGAGGAGCTCATCGAGCTCGTCGAGATGGAGGTGCGCGAGCTCCTCTCCGAGTACGAGTTCCCGGGTGACGACGTACCGGTCGTCCGCGTTGCCGCCTTCCCGGCGCTCAACGGCGACGCCAAGTGGGGCGAGTCCGTGGCCGAGCTCATGTCGGCGGTCGACGAGTACATCCCGACCCCCGAGCGTGAGACCGAGAAGCCGTTCCTCATGCCCGTCGAGGACGTCTTCACGATCACCGGTCGTGGCACCGTCATCACCGGCCGCATCGAGCGGGGCATCGTGAAGGTCAACGAGGAGGTCGAGATCATCGGCATCCGCGAGGGCTCGATCAAGTCCACCGTCACCGGTGTCGAGATGTTCCGCAAGCTGCTCGACGAGGGCCAGGCCGGTGAGAACGTCGGTCTGCTCCTCCGTGGCACCAAGCGCGAGGACGTCGAGCGCGGCATGGTCGTGATCAAGCCGGGCACGACCACCCCGCACACCAACTTCGACGCGTCGGTCTACATCCTGTCGAAGGAGGAGGGCGGCCGTCACACGCCGTTCTTCAACAACTACCGCCCGCAGTTCTACTTCCGGACGACCGACGTGACCGGCGTCGTGACCCTCCCCGAGGGCACCGAGATGGTCATGCCGGGCGACAACACCGAGATGTCGGTCGAGCTCATCCAGCCCATCGCGATGGACGAGGGCCTGCGGTTCGCCATCCGTGAGGGTGGCCGCACCGTCGGCGCCGGCCGGGTCACGAAGATTACGAAGTGA